TCTTTCTTAGCGAGCTACCATCGCTTTTCCGTATAGGATAATATTTCTAGCCCTTTTCGTGGGCCGATCAGAAAAGGGAGCTGTCTAGAAATGTTGGCTGATATGTGCCTTTGTGGTCTTATGGCACAtcctgcaatttacaaattctaacgGGTGAGACTCcaaggcatattcacttgaaTATAACTGTGCCGATGACACAATTTACGCGATATGCGTCGTCGAGCTTGCTGCAAAAATGCACTGCCGTtccactttcttaacaaaacatcATTTTATgaattcaagcacaaaagtaaatggaacgccgatgcattcaccggcaaagttcgggaattaatatctcgaaaatggtgtcatcctgataattcgtataaagtggatccgccttgcgaacttccCGACTAGAATTGATAAATTTGAATATGTGCCTTTAGGTAATGAGCTAAAAATTTTAGTTAATTTtagttaattagtcgattatgaatTTCAGTTttgtgtgcaagtaatgtccgcctattAGATTATACAGCTCTTGAACTGGAATTGACTTGCTTTGTAAAAATGCTAAATAAACTGAAGCCGAAAACCTTCGCCGACAATTTCGATATCCACTATAATGCAAATTTTGAATGCAGTTGTTTTGCTGTTTCGAATTCGCAGGCCAAAACACTTCCACcagttgcgtcgctcattgttcagaaagaattAATCGGCAATATTTGATATTACGATCTATAGTTACATGGTAGTGATATGAAGAACAACACAGTGTCGAAAGTGAGTTacaaattaaattttttattgggcgaacttgtgcccagcaaaaaacatgtaacactcaagcacaacgacagcggcgagcagATCgagtcggtgatcgtcggaaacctgatctgcaggtcaagcgcgtcggcttctaggcatgactcgtcgaaggttccagtgtaatcgctagtGCCTgcatggcttccagaaagtactaaagaattcgcatcgcgcataaaatcagattacaaaaatCGCTAACCATGACAATCGGTACAAGCGCGAACAATaccaaacaaagcaaaaaaaattatggggttttacgtgccagaaccactttctgattatgaggcacgccgtagtggaggactccagaaatttcgacctcctggggttctttaacgtgcacctaaatctaagtacattggtgttttcgcatggcgcccccatcggaatgcggccgccgtggccggaaacAAAGCAAATCAAACAAGTGCGAGCGGGAGCTGACGCAAGCAAAGGAtatcgggcgggtccgcatgacaccagtttcacgCAGGCACATCCTGAAGCGGCCGCTCCCATCAGTCTCCGCCGTTCGccgctcgcgtctttcatctttcgctatgctcgtttgctcggttacgccgacgcagGTACGGGCGCCTAAAGctcagaccacacgtacgcttgagGACAcacgcaagctcgcgtccgcaCGCCGACGCATGCCcagacggtgcggcatggctcgtacgcgttgttagatacgggacgtTTTCCTGAGCcgccttcgagttccccagatcACTTTGAATCGctgtcacacctaattaaggagcgcagaagcacatctaccacgttcccgaggcgcagcacgtccaaacaagttggcgtccccccaGTCGTGTGCCTTTATGTGGAGCTGGTTGACTCTTCCTGAACATAAAACGGGAGCccggcacggttccaggtaacctgggtcccgagcaaagatgttttgcggctctgaaaggtctCTCGAGAACAAACCGCCTCCCACCTAGCGCTTGGAAAGCCGGAGGCAACGACGGCTGTAAGTCACCGTGAAGAGTTCGGaacccccatccgcctattgtgacggcgcttgcaagccgcaaggcaacgacggccgtaatgcaccgtgaagccctgggagcaatcccCTCATCCACCtctgtgacggcagttgcagaccaggaaggcaatactggagacaagtaatccctcggacaagTGGAGCCAATGGATcgaccctctgagccgaatgtgacttacactcgcacgggcgcctaccattggccgaaaatgacgccacctgagcgggctcgccgattggccgaacgggacgtgacttcgagacaccaaaGGGgctaaaagccagagaccgggagcagcaggagagcattccttcattcatctctttcgggcttcttgccacgggccgcagcgtccgagttgctgtcGGTCAGTAATGACTTTacgactgttaatttctttgcactctcactgtaaataatgtaaataaacctccagtttttcatcTCAAGGTCCTCcgcaacctcggccaactcccgcactcaacggcaaggtccaatatctgggggaGAGCAATTGGGATTGCCCTCCAGATGCAACAGCGTggaaacgcggcgtgatctcggggaacagctctctgttatcgcgcgcttgggctTCCTCGCGTTGGCGCGCATGGCTACGCAGCTATGGCGCTGTACATTCAACTCTCAGCGAAGCAGATTTATATAGTGCAATAAAGAGCTTCTCGTTTCCTTTTTGggctgatctaacagctataaaaatatgACAGTTACGTTTATAGATACCAAAGCATTTTGAAAGAGTGGCAGTAATAAGGTGCCAAGGCATATGTGAGCGAGCCCAGTCAGCGCGCTGTCCCGCGTCTTTGTGaatgcaaaccgccattcctcgcgaggcgcgacAGGCGCTAGGCGTGCGGACGCGAACTTGGCGCgtgcgcaagcgtacgtgtggtttCGGCTTAACAGCTGCGCTCTGAAGCGTCAGAAGTTGTGGAAAAAGCTAGAAACGTGCTGCTGAATTACTTGTGAGCTATAGATACGTGTAAAAGGGCAAATTTCATGGAAACTATCACATGTTGGAGGGTGAAAGCTAAAACTGCTACCTCACATGACTGGCAAGAGCATTTCATGACAGACTGCAAGCAAGAACTGCTGTTTGTCGAGGATGCCACCACTGAACCGAAAAAAACGTGAGCACTGGAATTTGGCATCGGTTGGAACAATTCGGTTGCTTCACTGCTAATAGCTTGCGACGCTTTTAACAGACAGAAAACAGTAACTAAACTTTACTGGTCGGTTGATGCGAAACAGGTATGTTTCAAATATCCGAAAACGACGATAAGTTCCGTTTCAAATGCGGATGATATAAACTTCGAATATTCGCTCAGCTCTAATTATAAGGTAAAGTGGCCTTCCAATGTTAAAGTGTGGCTACGAACGAAAAGTTTTTGAGTTCGGCCCCAGAATTTGTACAACCGTGACGTGAGTTCCGGAACAAACTTCTTTCAGTGCCCATGTCCATTGTAATCTATGTGTTAGAACCCATAGACCTAACAGGGTAATGCAGTGCAATTTTATGCTTGGAGCTCGAACTGATTTTTCGGGCTGTTACTGAGTAAGACTTGTGTGTTAACTGTCGGAAAAGTTAACGTAACGTACCTTTTGTAGTAGGTTGCCGAAGTCTAACTAAAAAAAACTGATTTCCCTGGCAGGTATCGGGAACCAGAACCTTGCTTTCACCGCGCAACTGTCATATCGAGAACCCTGACAAGTCCCTGGCCAAAGCACTCCTGGCGGCTTCGTCAAATCCTTTTCAAGCCGCTTCCTACAGCAACTCAACATGGCTACGAAAACGACAAGGAATCTCAGATATAACTCCCAGTCATACGCTAACAACGACGAGCTGCAGCGCATCGTGAATCTCAAGGCCCTGGACTTAATCAACATGATGTTTCCGCCAGCTAACACCGAGAGCCAGCAATTCTTGGACATAGGCTGTGGTACCGGGGACTTCACCAGGGACTGGCTACTGCCGAGATGTCCGCCCTGTCGAAGACTCGTCGCGGTAGACGCGTCGGAGGAGATGCTTTCGTACGCTCGCGAAAACAGCGTGCACCCAAATATCCAGTACGATTACCTCAACATCGGCGATGACGTCAGCGACTTCATTGAAAAGTATGGAAGATTCGACCGCGTCTACTCTTTCTTTTGCCTCAACTGGCTCAAGGACCAGGTGGAGGCGACGAAGAACGTGTCTCGACTGTTGACGCCTTCCGGACAGTGTCTACTGCTATTCCCTGCCTGGTCACCCACGAGGGCGTTGTGGAGGACGATGGCAAAGCTCGAACGTTGGAAAAAGTTCTCGAACGTAAGTCATAATACCATTTACCCCAAGCCAGCCTTgcatgtttttgttcatgtcagtTATTCAGTTCAGTCATTAGTTGTGATGCACTGTTTCCAAATGAGCAAAAGTTACATTAGATTATTCCATCATCCAGCAGACGTCAACCAAAAAATTCACCGCCGATTACAACAgtctctaatgcgaaattggaGGGAAGGCAaaaaatttgagagagacatgtagcataATCGGCAGTAGTAAAatatctgatctgccggtcaagcacgtacgtcggcttttatacgattcgtcgaaggttccagtgtagcTAGTGGcgcttgtcttccagaaagtactaaacAAACTGCGTCGTGCATACTATCAGATTTCAAAGCaatcgcaaaccattacaatcgaaacaagcgcgaacgagagcgAACCatgcaaaccaaacaagcgcgaacgagagctGACACGAGCAGACCACAATACGAAATGagtggtccggctgagaccatATACAAGTACGCATCGAGTGGtagggcgggtccgcatgaaaccagtttcccCCGCATACGTCACGGGGGCCGCTCttattggtctccgccgttcacGGCTCGCGcctttcatctgccgctccgcgttcgctcttaaATCTTTCATTGTTGGGCTCGTTAGCTCGGTTACGCCACCGCCGcggccgccgccgacgacgacgcttgctGCAGGAACGGGCCATTAAGAGCTGCGGCTCTAAAAAAATCTAGATGATACAATTATCTTGAGTGCATTTTCTAGTGAGTCATAGTAATTACGGAATAACTAAATTTTCCTTCAGCGTATAGTCTCACTCGACGTgcgttaaatgaaaaaaaaaagtatttcagtCACCGGCTCAAAACTACTACTTCACCAGTGCTGTCAAAACAAGCGGCGTCGATCTTCCCCTGAAGCTTGCTAGTGCCTTTAGTAATTTTTTCTGCTGCAGTGGCTGTGTTCCGATGCTCACCGTAAACGTCAGAGTAGACGGCTAAGCAGTTAGCAGCCATTTGAAGCCTTGTTACAATCGTGACGATGCCATCAAAGATGACAGCTTCGCGAAAGTAACGTCAAAGTCAAAAGCGGAGCAAGCTACGTCTGCTGCTGGCCTGCGCACACGAAAACGTAGTCACGCTTTCCTAATCGCTAAATATAAGCTACGTTGTGTTTTCCATATAGGTTCGCACGCGCGAGAGAGTACTGGCTCTATTTTTACACTTGTAATTGGACGGCCACGAGGTGTCGTCACTATGCAGAGATGTCTTCCATGTGGTTGCATGCACGTTCCATTCCTTGGACTCGAAGCTGTCTTTCTAGATGTACAGGTAGGCTGAAGCTGATGGTGGTCAGaattgacacacacacactacaaTTCAACAGACTGAAATGAGTTGTAGTCAGTCAAGGTGACCGCAGGGATCAAATTACATTTAGCGCAATGTCCGATGTATTTGTCTTGCAAGTACGGGACAGAACTGGCAAAACCAAGTCGCGCACAGAATAGTGTTCACCTTGGCTATGCGAACATTTGGTAATAAATAGATCTCTGCGTTGTTATGGCGAGTTCTATTGGCCATTTCCGATATCAAAGAAGCGTTGTTCATATCTTTCAAGGTCTTCGATGGGTTCATGCCTAAGAGCCAAGACTTGGAGGACGACAAGGCCAGACTGTCCTACCTGCGTGGCATACTTGACTCTGCTGACCTTACGGCAAACACGTGCGAGTTACTTTACCTGCAGCTCAATTACGAAAATCCCCAGGAGCTCATCGGCAAGTATTCGAGAGGTTCTATGCTTGTGTTTATTATAAGCTAACTGAACTTCAGCTATGGTCATTATTTCTTTCGCAAAAGGTGCTTTAAAAAACTACTATTTGCACTCGGAATCGCCTACACACATACAAAATGTGAAATATGTAAGCGATTTTCTGGGATTGTTGTTACCACAGCGATGTACACTATTAAACGATTAAAGGCATTCATTAATCAGGCAAATACTATTTTTTGACTGATCAACGTTTTAAATGCTGTTCTCGTTTGGCCGATCGCAATAGCAGAACTTGAGCCCCATGGTCAGAATTCTCTAGCTGCATCTGAGTTGAAAAGACGGACGCTGTTGATTTTGGCAGAGTAACTCTTTGCCACACGCcaaatgtatatattttttttacagaaCTCTTAAAATTTCTTGCGCGGAATGAGAAAATTAAGTACTTAGAAATAATTTGCAACAGTTTGACTCTTCTGCACCAAACCGCGTATTTTTAGAAAGTGGTGTGTATTTGTCCCACGGACACTAACAGTCTTTCTAAAAATTAGACGCACTTTTCTCGTGGACTCTTTAAAGTCCCAATGCAAAATTATTCCTGACGACTTGCTTGTGGAACCAAACAATAAATTTCCTTGTGTGGCTTATTGGAATGGGGCCCTAAGGAGCAGTTTTCAGCTAATTACATTTCTGTACAACAAGTCGCTTAGTTTTAAGAAGTGGCACGTATTTGACACACTGACGTTGAAGGgtctcaatgaaaaaaaaattaaccgcTTAGCCCCTAAAACGGACGAAGCACGACGGACAAAGTGGTACAGCGGAGGCCAAGAAAAATGTATATGCCCACGTTAGGCTAGAGCGTTAAGCACCAACGGCATCAGTGCCTTTTTGAACGTGCATGCTTCGGCAGGGGCGTTCATGAGGGCAAGTTTGGAGTCCTCGTTATCACctcaagataaaaaaaatgggTGCTTATCTTGAGTGGTAGAGGTGTGAATCTATATGCAGGAAAGAAGAATAACTTATCGGGTAccttgagaatttttttttttctagcgagCAAATGCGGGGCAAAATCAGGAAGCGTTCCAACAATAAAAACAATTTTCTAGATTTCGCACGCTTGCCGCCAGTTCTATTCTCGCATAACGGCTCAAACGTTTGGATGGCACGCAGCATCAAATAAATTATACAAATGTGTCCCTTTGCTGCTGAGAAGCATTTTCGCGCACATAATGAAGAGAGACGTAAATGACCCATTGTCCTACAAGATGGTAATGCATACCAGCTACCGAAatgcagcaaacaaagaaaaGCCATTGCAGGTGTATGGGAATCCGAGTGACTCATACATGAAAGACCGCGAAGTTGTGTAAGGGAGGTAGATACACCTGGAAACAGGTCACCGTGTACGGTGCAATCCTACAAACTCGAACGCTTTAAAGTGCTTCATAACAGCAGAGCTTACCAAATCCTTACCTTGTGGCTACAACTACCATCGTCGTCATCAACGCCACCACAACACTATGAGCTGTCATTGCCATTATCTTTACTAATTATATTCACCGGTACACTGGCTCATAAACGTGCAAATGCAACCTCGTGAAATGCGACAGCCTTATTGTCTGCATCTGACTTGCCGATCCCTCAGCTGCACACTTATATATCTTAATATATTTTTTTGGTCCTATAGACATCCAGCTCTCCGTGAATCCTGTGGTGGCCAGATTGGCGCCTGACGAAAAAGAACTCCTCCGCAAGGACGTGACCAATGAAGTTTTGAAATGGACGAGCGACGACGTCTTCCCAGCGCGGCCCACTGTATATCTCGTGCACGCGAGAAAACGCCAGGATTAAATGGTCTACACATTTTACAAATTCTTTACAAGCTTTACAAACGGTcctgcatgcttatatttaaCTACAATATGACGCTATGCCACGTGGCAAACCAAGTGGGAATAGAATAGTCTATGATAAAACAGCGTGCTAAAGTTCCGTACGTTGTGCTTATTAGTGGCATGCGCGAGCGGCACACGCATTCATCATTTGGATGACTCTGAACGGGATATCGATATCGGAGCGATTGGTTGAAGTACCAGAAAGGTATAAATTGCGCTTGCTGGTGATGGACGTCTCTTGTCATGCAGTGGAGGAAACTTGCAAGCGAGAAGCATACACACGCAGTGAAGATTTCTAAATTTATTAAAAACGAAATCGACAGTGAGATGCgcacagtaaaccctcgttagaGTGAAAGTAGCGACGCAGTAAATGTACTTTTTATAACGGTACTTCGTTATAACCGGTACTTCGTTGCAGCTGCATAGGCTGTAAAACAACCATAGTAGGGCGGGATGCACAATGCATGTACGAGGGTGGGAGCTACTTAAAATTACATCCGCCATCGAAAGTAGGCACTTGGCAGTAGATAATTTCTACTGATGCCCGTGAGAAGGAGCCTGGTTTTTCATTTACCATTATGGGATACGGTTGGAcacaagcagtggcgtagccagaaatttcgtacgGGGGGGCCTACGTTTTAGCTCGGCCTCCTGCTCATAAACtttgtcaagggatcaaatacaGGAATAACAACTGCATTGCCAGTGCcagagatgctgcaaacgaattcttaaacgctacgcactgtcaagacaaataaaatatgtatttttttcataaaagaatatactcgtatgtcccaaagctgttgcccgaaataactgatatccattcttccatgttttttgtgtgtttactaagcaaagaaaatatcacacgaactttagaactatatcagtttgaaaccaacaacagtgcatgccgctgatatcaAAACTGTAAAGGCCATGCAATTACcaagttgagaacaaatattttaACGAAACTTTGTCATCTAGagtcttgtttacattttttacatATGTAAccaccaggggaaaatctcacttacgctgtcctttgttccaatgtgttGCGCAGAAGCAgatgtcaccggtcgtgtattgtgagtaattgcgccgaaattatagtaagagcacatataaaaagcaaaagttctgcaagatatacgagagCGCGAGTG
The nucleotide sequence above comes from Dermacentor andersoni chromosome 10, qqDerAnde1_hic_scaffold, whole genome shotgun sequence. Encoded proteins:
- the LOC126543633 gene encoding juvenile hormone acid O-methyltransferase-like, giving the protein MATKTTRNLRYNSQSYANNDELQRIVNLKALDLINMMFPPANTESQQFLDIGCGTGDFTRDWLLPRCPPCRRLVAVDASEEMLSYARENSVHPNIQYDYLNIGDDVSDFIEKYGRFDRVYSFFCLNWLKDQVEATKNVSRLLTPSGQCLLLFPAWSPTRALWRTMAKLERWKKFSNVFDGFMPKSQDLEDDKARLSYLRGILDSADLTANTCELLYLQLNYENPQELIDIQLSVNPVVARLAPDEKELLRKDVTNEVLKWTSDDVFPARPTVYLVHARKRQD